The DNA segment ATAAATGAAAAAGTAACTGCAATTAGTGAAGCAATTACTGTAATTGACCAAATTGCTTTCCAAACAAATATTCTTTCACTAAATGCTGCTGTTGAAGCGGCAACAGCTGGAGAATCTGGAAAAGGTTTTGCTGTTGTCGCCCAAGAGGTAAGAAATCTTGCAAGTAGGTCTGCTGAAGCAGCAAAAAGAATTAAATCTTTAGTTGAAGATGCGACTTTAAAATCAGCTCACGGTAAAGATATTACAACAAATATGATAAGCGGATATACACAACTCTCAAACAAAATTACTGAAACAAAAGAGATTATTGATAATGTCTCAAGTGCAATTAGAGAACAAGAAAAAGGGATGATTCAAATAAATGAGACAATTACCACTTTAGATGAGATGACGCAAAAAAATGCGGAGACATCTACAAATATTGATAAACTCTCAAAAGAGGTTGCAAAACTCTCAACTAGACTTTTAGGAATTACAGAGAAAGCAAATATTGCTGATAAATACTACTACATGGTTGATGATGTGGATTTGATTCAATCTATCTCAAAATATAAAAACGACCATATTAACTTTAAGAAAAAACATTTTTCTACACTAAATAGTCGTGAGGCAATAACTGTTATAAGCTCAGATTTATGTGATTTAGGTAAATGGATGGGGACTTTGGAAGAGCAAAAAAGTGAGTTAGTTGCAACAACTGAATGGAAAACTCTTAAAGAGAAACATCTTTTAATTCACAATAAAATTCAACTTTTTGTTGATTTAAATAGTAATAGAGCAAATAATGATGAGTTAAAAAAAGTTGCAAAAGAGATTGAAGAGATTACAACTGAGGTCTTTAATAATCTAAATGATATTGCTGTTATAAATACAAAACTAGTAAGAAAAGAACATTTATCTCTAAATAAATAGAGTTTAAATCAATATGTTCTCTTTATTCCTATAATTATAAGTTGAAATAATATATCAATTAACTTTAACTTAATAATATAGTTATATAATTATAACATTAATTTGTGATATTTATAAGTTAAAGTTATAATAATATTGAGAAACAGATGATTTATATGATGAAAAAGAGTTTTATATACTTTTTTATTTTGATGATTTTAATAAATATGACTCAAAGCTTATATAGTCACTATATAAAAAAGGAGCATAAGAATGATTACATTTCCTCTAAAAACGGATAAAAACAATAGTGCAGTATCAACACTTTTTGGAAAAGCAAAATATTTTGCTTTTTATGATGGAAAAGAGTTGAAGATTGAAAAGAACCCATATGAAAAAGGCTCACAGTTAGTTAGTTGGTTCTTAGAAAAAGGTGTTGATAAGATTATTATTAAAGAGATGGGTTCAAAACCTTTTAATAAGATTCATAATACAGATATAAAAGTATTTTATGCTGGAGATGGCAGAGTTACAACAGATGAAGTAATTGATAGTTTCAATAAAAATCTTTTAAAAGAGCTCTCTGATGATGAGTTGAAACTAATAATAAAAGATCATGAAAGTGGTAAAAAAAGTACTTCTTGTAGTAGTCATGCACAAGATGGAAAT comes from the Halarcobacter ebronensis genome and includes:
- a CDS encoding NifB/NifX family molybdenum-iron cluster-binding protein; translated protein: MITFPLKTDKNNSAVSTLFGKAKYFAFYDGKELKIEKNPYEKGSQLVSWFLEKGVDKIIIKEMGSKPFNKIHNTDIKVFYAGDGRVTTDEVIDSFNKNLLKELSDDELKLIIKDHESGKKSTSCSSHAQDGNSHEHNKSCHKKMKAKHPYIFK